A region of Crenobacter cavernae DNA encodes the following proteins:
- a CDS encoding B12-binding domain-containing radical SAM protein, with the protein MLGQSIRVLSVIPPMTQLNTPYPSTAYLTGFLRSRGVDAVQEDLALALVLELFSPDGLSAIRERIEAMPARKRSHRVSAFLDQFDRYRMTIAPTVAFLQGRDSTVGHRICGRNFLPEGQRFESLDVYIDEDGGDPLAWAFGALGMQDRARHLATLYLNDIADVLRDAVDPRFEFVRYAESLAQSQPTFDPLASALAAPLNLVDSTLRELTLQAVARHSPDLVLVSVPFPGAVYAAFRIAQTIKAHNPSIKIALGGGFVNTELRELAEPRVFDHFDYVMLDAGERPLLALLEHLQGKRSQQRLVRTFVRSAETSEVRYINFAELDVPFGEVGTPTWDGLPLDRYLSLLDMLNPMHRLWSDGRWNKLTVAHGCYWKKCSFCDISLDYISRYEAASAATLVDRIEAIVAETGQTGFHFVDEAAPPKVLKALAEELLRRKVSISWWGNIRFEKSFTPDLCQLLADSGCIAISGGLEVASDRLLKLMKKGVSVEQVARVTSGFTEAGILVHAYLMYGFPTQTVQDTVDALEYVRQLFDTGCIQSGFFHRFACTVHSPVGKNPEEYGVSLEPLPPVTFAKNDVGFIDPTGVDHDALGDALNKALYNYMHGIGLEEDVRSWFYGRAPRTKVPRDFIARALSARPGVDAPHR; encoded by the coding sequence ATGCTAGGCCAGTCCATCCGCGTGTTGTCGGTGATCCCGCCGATGACGCAGCTCAACACGCCCTACCCATCGACGGCCTACCTGACCGGCTTCCTGCGCTCACGCGGCGTGGATGCCGTGCAGGAAGACCTGGCGTTGGCGCTGGTCCTCGAGCTGTTTTCCCCCGACGGGCTGTCGGCTATCCGCGAGCGGATCGAGGCCATGCCGGCACGCAAACGCTCGCATCGCGTCAGCGCGTTTCTCGATCAGTTCGATCGCTACCGGATGACGATTGCGCCGACCGTGGCGTTCCTGCAGGGGCGCGACTCCACCGTCGGCCATCGTATCTGCGGGCGCAACTTCCTGCCCGAAGGGCAGCGCTTCGAATCGCTCGACGTCTATATCGACGAAGACGGCGGCGATCCTCTGGCCTGGGCGTTCGGTGCGCTCGGCATGCAAGACCGGGCCAGACACCTGGCCACGCTTTATCTGAACGATATCGCCGACGTGCTGCGCGACGCGGTCGATCCGCGCTTCGAATTCGTGCGCTATGCAGAATCCCTCGCGCAAAGCCAGCCCACCTTCGACCCGCTCGCCAGCGCGCTGGCGGCGCCGCTCAACCTGGTCGACAGCACGCTGCGCGAGCTGACGCTTCAGGCCGTGGCGCGGCACTCGCCGGATCTGGTCCTGGTGTCGGTTCCCTTCCCGGGCGCGGTGTATGCGGCCTTCCGCATCGCGCAGACGATCAAGGCGCACAATCCGTCGATCAAGATCGCGCTCGGCGGCGGCTTCGTGAACACCGAGCTGCGCGAGTTGGCCGAGCCTCGCGTGTTCGACCATTTCGACTACGTCATGCTCGATGCCGGCGAGCGCCCGCTCTTGGCCTTGCTCGAGCACCTGCAAGGCAAGCGCTCGCAGCAGCGCCTGGTGCGTACCTTCGTGCGTAGCGCCGAGACTTCGGAAGTCCGCTACATCAACTTCGCCGAGCTGGACGTGCCCTTCGGCGAAGTCGGTACGCCGACCTGGGACGGCCTGCCGCTCGATCGTTATCTGTCGCTCTTGGACATGCTCAACCCGATGCACCGGCTGTGGTCGGACGGGCGCTGGAACAAGCTGACCGTCGCCCACGGCTGTTACTGGAAGAAGTGCAGCTTCTGCGACATCAGCCTCGACTACATCTCGCGCTACGAAGCGGCCTCCGCCGCCACCCTCGTCGACCGGATCGAGGCGATCGTCGCGGAAACCGGACAGACCGGCTTCCATTTCGTCGACGAGGCCGCGCCGCCAAAGGTGTTGAAGGCGCTCGCCGAGGAACTGCTCAGAAGGAAGGTTTCGATCTCGTGGTGGGGCAATATCCGCTTCGAGAAGTCGTTCACCCCTGATCTTTGCCAGCTGCTGGCGGACAGCGGCTGTATCGCCATCTCCGGTGGGCTTGAGGTCGCGTCCGACCGCCTGCTCAAGCTGATGAAAAAAGGCGTTTCGGTCGAGCAGGTCGCCCGGGTGACGAGCGGCTTCACCGAGGCCGGCATCCTGGTGCACGCCTACCTGATGTACGGATTCCCGACCCAGACCGTGCAGGACACGGTGGACGCGCTCGAATACGTTCGGCAACTGTTCGACACCGGCTGCATCCAGTCCGGCTTTTTCCACCGTTTCGCCTGCACGGTGCATTCGCCGGTCGGCAAGAATCCGGAAGAGTACGGCGTCTCGCTCGAGCCGCTGCCGCCGGTCACCTTTGCGAAAAACGACGTCGGATTCATCGACCCGACCGGCGTCGATCACGATGCGCTGGGCGATGCGCTGAACAAGGCGCTCTACAACTACATGCATGGCATCGGCCTCGAAGAGGATGTTCGAAGCTGGTTCTATGGCCGAGCCCCACGCACCAAGGTGCCGCGCGACTTCATCGCACGGGCCCTCTCGGCGCGCCCGGGCGTCGATGCGCCGCACCGCTAG
- a CDS encoding DUF411 domain-containing protein — translation MIRSFITLTSAAVFGLISLPAWAALPTVTLYKNKQCECCTAWAHHLEAAGFTVKTVSMDDVTPVKDRLGVPQKLRVCHTAQAGAYTLEGHVPADLVAKGLKDKPRIAGLATPGMPIGSPGMEAPGAKPQPYSVMAYTRSGNALVYARR, via the coding sequence ATGATCCGTTCGTTCATTACCCTGACCAGTGCCGCTGTATTCGGTCTTATCAGCCTCCCGGCCTGGGCGGCACTCCCCACCGTCACCCTGTACAAGAACAAGCAGTGCGAGTGTTGCACCGCTTGGGCGCATCACCTGGAAGCCGCCGGCTTTACCGTCAAAACCGTTTCAATGGACGACGTCACTCCGGTCAAAGACCGGCTCGGGGTGCCGCAGAAACTGCGTGTGTGCCATACCGCGCAAGCTGGCGCTTATACCCTCGAAGGTCACGTGCCGGCCGACCTGGTCGCCAAGGGGCTGAAGGACAAGCCGCGCATCGCCGGGCTGGCCACCCCCGGCATGCCGATCGGCTCGCCTGGCATGGAAGCCCCTGGAGCCAAGCCGCAGCCGTACTCGGTCATGGCCTACACCCGTAGTGGCAACGCGTTAGTCTATGCCCGGCGTTGA
- a CDS encoding DsbA family protein gives MKQKTLFIVAAVVLLLAFLGGALAYKGEKRDQSAQLADLNREALVRMHSPTLGKADAPVAIVEFLDPACETCRAFYPRVKEMMAANPDQIRLVLRYAPFHEGSDKLVAVLEAARKQGKFWPVLEALLTAQADWAPNHTAQTDLVWKHLEGLGLDLAKMQADMNSPEIASVIAQDIEDARTLNVTKTPEFFVNGKPLPSFGYEQLKALVDEALLSAQR, from the coding sequence ATGAAGCAAAAGACGTTGTTTATCGTGGCCGCCGTTGTCCTGCTGCTGGCATTCCTGGGCGGCGCACTGGCCTACAAGGGCGAAAAACGCGACCAGTCCGCACAACTGGCCGACCTGAATCGCGAAGCTCTCGTGCGCATGCATTCGCCGACCCTTGGCAAGGCCGATGCGCCGGTCGCCATCGTCGAGTTTCTCGATCCCGCCTGCGAAACCTGCCGGGCGTTCTATCCACGGGTCAAGGAGATGATGGCTGCCAATCCGGACCAGATTCGGCTGGTGCTGCGTTACGCCCCCTTCCACGAGGGGTCGGACAAACTCGTGGCCGTGCTGGAAGCGGCGCGCAAGCAGGGCAAGTTCTGGCCGGTACTGGAAGCCTTGTTGACGGCGCAGGCCGACTGGGCGCCGAACCACACGGCGCAGACGGATCTGGTCTGGAAACACCTCGAAGGATTGGGGCTGGATCTGGCAAAGATGCAGGCGGACATGAATTCCCCGGAAATCGCCAGCGTGATCGCCCAGGACATTGAGGATGCCCGAACCCTCAACGTCACCAAGACACCGGAGTTCTTCGTCAACGGAAAACCATTGCCTAGCTTTGGCTATGAACAGCTGAAGGCACTGGTGGACGAGGCGTTGTTGTCCGCCCAGCGCTAG
- a CDS encoding zf-TFIIB domain-containing protein, whose translation MKCPVCPDATLVMSERQGIEIDYCPQCRGVWLDRGELDKIIERSPDDAPATQPASQAQPRHPQPDPRYPSQPASYHHDDRHQHGKHGHRRKSFWEELFD comes from the coding sequence ATGAAATGCCCGGTATGCCCCGATGCCACGCTGGTCATGAGTGAGCGCCAAGGGATCGAGATCGATTACTGCCCGCAATGCCGCGGCGTGTGGCTGGACCGCGGCGAGCTCGACAAGATCATCGAACGCTCGCCTGACGACGCGCCGGCAACTCAGCCAGCCTCCCAAGCGCAGCCCCGGCACCCACAGCCGGATCCGCGTTACCCGTCGCAGCCCGCCTCCTATCATCACGATGATCGCCACCAGCACGGCAAGCACGGTCACCGTCGCAAATCGTTCTGGGAAGAGTTGTTCGACTGA
- a CDS encoding ABC transporter transmembrane domain-containing protein produces the protein MPATTAIPAPVRRVTPLAGLLPFLRPYRWLGLLAFVALGIAAGATLVLPVAFRNLIDRGFSPASQGHIDRYFLLLFGVSVVLAVATAARFYLVSWLGERVTADVRNAVYRHVIRMSPEYFETTQTGEVLSRLTTDTTLVQTVIGTSLSMGLRNLLLMLGGLAMLTATSPSLTGYILVTLLLVVLPIVVFGRRVRRLSKSSQDRIADSSAIAGETLNAVPTVQAFGQEPYETERFTRSVETSFQAALARIRARALLTVAVILLVFGAIVFVLWLGAHEVLGGRMSLGQLGQFILYAVVTAGAIGAIAEVWGDLQRAAGATERLMELLALRSPVAEADGTRVLPSSGAGIAFEGVTFSYPSRSGQPSLHAIELRIAPGEHIALVGPSGAGKSTLFQLLLRFYDPQHGRLTLNGVDLREIGLAGLRRHIGVVLQDSVIFGASALENIRYGRPDATDAEVQAAAEAAAAHEFIERLPQGYDTYLGERGVRLSGGQRQRIAIARAILKNPPVLLLDEATSALDAESERLVQQALERAAENRTTLVIAHRLATVKKADRIVVLDQGRIVAEGTHQTLLGASPLYARLAALQFGPEA, from the coding sequence ATGCCTGCAACGACGGCGATTCCCGCCCCTGTACGCCGAGTCACCCCGCTGGCGGGCCTGCTGCCTTTCCTGCGACCCTACCGCTGGCTCGGGCTGCTGGCCTTTGTGGCGCTGGGCATCGCCGCCGGTGCGACGCTGGTCTTGCCGGTCGCATTCCGCAACCTGATCGACCGGGGTTTCAGCCCGGCGAGCCAGGGGCATATCGACCGCTATTTTCTGCTGCTGTTCGGCGTGTCCGTCGTGCTGGCCGTGGCGACGGCCGCCCGCTTCTACCTGGTGTCATGGCTGGGCGAGCGGGTGACGGCGGATGTCCGCAATGCGGTCTATCGCCACGTGATCCGGATGAGTCCCGAATACTTCGAGACGACGCAGACCGGCGAGGTGCTGTCGCGGCTGACGACCGACACGACGCTGGTGCAGACCGTCATCGGCACCAGCCTGTCGATGGGGTTGCGCAATCTGCTCTTGATGCTAGGCGGTCTCGCGATGCTGACCGCGACCAGCCCGAGCCTGACCGGCTACATCCTGGTCACGCTGCTGCTGGTGGTTCTGCCCATCGTGGTGTTCGGCCGCCGGGTGCGGCGCTTGTCGAAGTCCAGCCAGGACCGGATCGCCGATTCCAGCGCCATCGCGGGGGAGACGCTGAACGCGGTCCCGACCGTGCAGGCGTTCGGCCAGGAACCCTACGAGACGGAGCGTTTCACCCGCTCGGTCGAAACCAGTTTCCAGGCCGCGCTGGCGCGTATCCGCGCGCGGGCGCTGCTGACCGTCGCCGTGATCCTGCTGGTGTTCGGCGCGATCGTGTTCGTGCTCTGGCTCGGCGCCCACGAGGTGCTCGGCGGCCGGATGAGCCTCGGCCAACTGGGGCAGTTCATCCTGTACGCCGTCGTGACCGCGGGGGCGATCGGCGCGATCGCAGAAGTGTGGGGGGATCTACAGCGGGCCGCCGGGGCGACGGAGCGGCTGATGGAGTTGCTGGCGCTGCGTTCCCCGGTAGCAGAAGCCGACGGAACACGGGTGCTGCCCTCCAGCGGCGCCGGCATCGCCTTTGAGGGCGTGACGTTTTCCTACCCGTCGCGGTCCGGGCAGCCGTCGCTACACGCTATCGAGCTGCGGATCGCGCCGGGGGAACACATCGCGCTGGTCGGGCCGTCGGGCGCCGGCAAGTCGACCTTGTTCCAGTTGCTGCTGCGTTTTTACGACCCGCAACACGGGAGGCTCACGCTCAATGGGGTCGATCTGCGGGAGATCGGCTTGGCCGGGCTGCGCCGCCATATCGGCGTGGTGCTGCAGGATTCGGTGATATTCGGCGCCAGCGCGCTGGAGAATATCCGCTACGGCCGGCCCGACGCGACCGATGCCGAGGTGCAGGCGGCGGCAGAGGCCGCGGCGGCCCACGAGTTCATCGAACGGCTGCCGCAAGGCTACGACACCTACCTGGGCGAGCGCGGCGTCCGTCTGTCCGGCGGCCAGCGCCAGCGCATCGCCATCGCGCGCGCCATCCTGAAAAATCCGCCGGTGCTGCTGCTCGACGAAGCGACCAGCGCGCTCGACGCCGAGTCGGAGCGACTGGTGCAGCAGGCGCTGGAGCGCGCGGCCGAGAACCGGACCACGCTGGTCATCGCCCACCGGCTGGCGACGGTCAAGAAAGCCGACCGCATCGTCGTTCTCGACCAGGGGCGTATCGTCGCCGAAGGCACGCACCAGACGCTGCTCGGCGCTTCGCCGCTCTACGCACGCCTCGCCGCCTTGCAGTTCGGCCCGGAGGCGTAG
- a CDS encoding disulfide bond formation protein B: MTVMELPARTRNESTAWMLVFGAWLIASVSTLGALFFGEVMHLPPCVLCWYQRIFMFPLALILPMGLFPFDRKVVRYALPLAVLGGLFAAFHLLLLAGVIPENVQPCTQGVPCSETVIEWFGFVTIPLLSAAAFSIITALLIATHLRGSK, from the coding sequence ATGACGGTCATGGAACTTCCTGCGCGTACGCGCAATGAATCGACGGCGTGGATGCTGGTTTTTGGCGCTTGGCTGATCGCCAGCGTGTCGACGCTCGGCGCACTGTTCTTCGGCGAGGTGATGCACCTGCCACCCTGCGTCCTCTGCTGGTATCAACGCATCTTCATGTTTCCGCTCGCGTTGATCTTGCCGATGGGGCTGTTCCCCTTCGACCGGAAAGTGGTCCGCTATGCGCTGCCGTTGGCCGTGCTCGGCGGGCTGTTTGCGGCCTTCCACCTGCTCCTGCTCGCCGGGGTGATTCCTGAAAACGTCCAGCCCTGCACGCAGGGCGTGCCCTGCTCGGAAACGGTGATCGAGTGGTTTGGCTTTGTGACGATTCCACTACTGTCGGCCGCAGCTTTTTCAATCATTACTGCGTTGCTGATCGCGACGCATCTTCGAGGTTCCAAATGA
- a CDS encoding YkgJ family cysteine cluster protein gives MTPNSQKIRFFRARIPSFECKPGCHDCCGPVTTSTEEMARLPVKSEEEHAAALADLSCPHLGEKGCQVYAERPLICRLFGTTPRLACPHGKRPDAMIDARIEQQIHRYFAEVRHVLV, from the coding sequence ATGACCCCCAATAGTCAGAAGATCCGGTTTTTCCGGGCGCGTATTCCCTCCTTCGAGTGCAAACCCGGATGCCACGACTGTTGCGGGCCGGTGACCACCTCCACAGAGGAGATGGCGAGGCTGCCGGTCAAAAGCGAGGAAGAACATGCGGCCGCGCTCGCCGACCTGAGCTGCCCGCACCTTGGCGAAAAAGGGTGCCAGGTCTACGCCGAGCGCCCGCTGATCTGCCGTTTGTTCGGAACGACCCCGCGACTCGCCTGTCCGCATGGCAAACGGCCTGATGCGATGATCGATGCGCGCATCGAGCAACAGATTCACCGCTACTTTGCCGAGGTGCGCCATGTCCTGGTTTGA
- the alkB gene encoding DNA oxidative demethylase AlkB, which yields MTPDLFSDENQTWSEELCPGAMVLRGFAMPDEAALLAALDDIAAAAPFRRMVTPGGFCMSVAMTNCGTYGWVSDSTGYRYDTADPESGRPWPRLPDAFLQLATDAAARAGFDGFAPDACLVNRYAPGARLSLHQDKNEHDLGQAIVSVSLGLPAVFLFGGSRRDDKPARVPLTHGDVVVWGGPARLRYHGVMPLKDGLHPLLGGQRINLTFRKAA from the coding sequence ATGACACCCGATCTATTCAGCGACGAGAATCAGACATGGAGCGAGGAACTGTGTCCGGGCGCGATGGTGCTGCGCGGTTTCGCCATGCCGGATGAAGCGGCCCTGCTCGCGGCGCTGGATGACATCGCCGCCGCGGCGCCGTTCCGCCGCATGGTCACGCCGGGCGGTTTTTGCATGTCCGTCGCAATGACGAACTGCGGCACCTACGGCTGGGTGAGCGATAGCACCGGCTATCGCTACGACACGGCAGACCCGGAAAGCGGCCGCCCGTGGCCCCGCCTGCCGGATGCCTTTCTGCAATTGGCGACGGACGCGGCGGCTCGCGCCGGCTTCGACGGTTTCGCGCCCGACGCCTGCCTCGTCAATCGCTACGCGCCGGGGGCACGGCTCTCCTTGCACCAGGACAAGAACGAGCACGACCTCGGCCAAGCTATCGTCTCGGTTTCGCTCGGCCTGCCTGCGGTTTTTCTGTTCGGCGGATCACGCCGGGATGACAAGCCGGCCCGTGTGCCACTGACGCACGGTGACGTGGTGGTGTGGGGCGGGCCGGCGAGGCTGCGCTATCACGGGGTGATGCCCCTCAAGGACGGACTCCACCCGCTGCTGGGTGGGCAGCGGATCAACCTGACGTTCCGAAAAGCGGCTTAG
- a CDS encoding heme-binding protein, with protein sequence MQQKAVLTLDEINTILNAARQEAESNQWKVSIAVVDDGGHPLGLVRMNDCAPISAYIAMEKARSAALGRRESKNFEDMINNGRTAFLSAPILSGMLEGGVPVLVDGQVVGAVGISGLTPDLDARIAKVGIAALGL encoded by the coding sequence ATGCAACAAAAAGCCGTACTGACCCTCGACGAAATCAACACCATCCTGAACGCCGCCCGCCAGGAAGCCGAAAGCAACCAGTGGAAGGTCTCGATCGCCGTCGTCGACGACGGCGGCCACCCGCTCGGCCTGGTGCGCATGAACGACTGCGCGCCGATCAGCGCCTACATTGCAATGGAGAAGGCGCGTTCCGCCGCGCTCGGCCGCCGCGAGTCGAAGAACTTCGAAGACATGATCAACAACGGTCGCACCGCCTTCCTGTCGGCCCCGATCCTGAGCGGCATGCTCGAAGGCGGCGTGCCGGTGCTGGTCGACGGCCAAGTCGTCGGCGCGGTCGGCATTTCCGGTCTGACGCCGGATCTCGACGCCCGCATCGCCAAGGTCGGCATCGCCGCCTTGGGGCTGTAA
- a CDS encoding heavy metal translocating P-type ATPase: MQMDCPTEEALIRNKLAGMASVKSMEFNLMQRVLTVVHAPNALDPVLEAVRSLGFQPEVPDASGQLAATEEPKKPWWPLALAGVAAIASEAVGWLGLPGGLAAALAILAVIACGLTTYKKGWVAIRNGKLNINALMSIAVTGALLIGQWPEAAMVMVLFTIAELIEVKSLDRARNAIEGLLKLAPETASVQQADGSWRETDSKAVMVGSVVRVKPGERIALDGDIVRGRSTVNQAPITGESLPVDKAAGDAVFAGTINESGSFEFRVTAAAGNTTLARIIHAVEEAQGAKAPTQRFVDQFARVYTPIVFAIALAVAVLPPLLMGGSWHDWVYKALVLLVIACPCALVISTPVTIVSGLAAAARHGILIKGGVYLEEGRKLAWLALDKTGTLTHGKPVQTDFELCADVNAARSRRLAASLAGRSDHPVSQAVAQAADADGITRENVDAFEALPGRGVRGVIEGKAYSLGNHRLVEELGRCSAKLEARLDTLERQGKTVVMLIDDSQVLALFAVADTVKDSSRAAIADLHRLGVKTVMLTGDNPHTAEAIAQQVGIDRARGNQQPEDKLKAVEAFLADGTVGMVGDGINDAPALARADIGFAMGAMGTDTAIETADVALMDDDLRKIPTFVRLSQATRSVLVQNIALALGIKAVFLALTLLGLGTMWMAVFADMGASLLVVGNGLRLLRH, translated from the coding sequence ATGCAGATGGATTGCCCCACCGAAGAGGCGCTGATCCGTAACAAGCTGGCCGGCATGGCGTCGGTCAAGAGCATGGAGTTCAACCTGATGCAGCGCGTGCTGACGGTGGTGCATGCGCCGAACGCGCTGGATCCGGTGCTGGAGGCGGTGCGTTCACTCGGCTTTCAACCGGAAGTGCCTGACGCCAGCGGCCAACTCGCCGCTACCGAGGAGCCGAAAAAGCCCTGGTGGCCGTTGGCCCTGGCCGGCGTGGCAGCCATCGCGTCGGAGGCGGTGGGCTGGTTAGGCTTACCCGGCGGGCTGGCCGCCGCACTCGCCATTCTGGCTGTCATCGCTTGCGGACTGACCACCTACAAGAAGGGGTGGGTGGCGATTCGCAACGGTAAGCTGAACATCAACGCGCTGATGAGCATTGCCGTGACCGGCGCCCTACTGATTGGGCAGTGGCCGGAGGCGGCGATGGTGATGGTGCTGTTCACGATCGCCGAGCTGATCGAGGTCAAGTCGCTCGATCGCGCACGCAACGCGATCGAGGGGCTGCTGAAACTGGCTCCGGAGACGGCCTCTGTGCAGCAAGCGGATGGCTCGTGGCGGGAGACGGACTCCAAGGCCGTCATGGTGGGCAGCGTAGTCCGGGTCAAGCCGGGCGAGCGCATCGCGTTGGACGGCGATATCGTGCGGGGCCGCTCGACGGTGAACCAGGCGCCGATTACCGGGGAGAGCCTGCCGGTGGACAAGGCCGCAGGCGATGCCGTGTTTGCCGGTACGATCAACGAGTCAGGCTCCTTTGAGTTCCGGGTCACGGCGGCGGCAGGCAACACCACCCTCGCGCGCATCATCCACGCGGTCGAGGAAGCGCAAGGGGCGAAAGCGCCGACGCAACGCTTTGTCGATCAGTTCGCCCGCGTCTATACGCCGATCGTGTTCGCGATCGCGCTCGCTGTCGCCGTTCTGCCGCCGTTGCTGATGGGGGGCAGCTGGCACGACTGGGTCTACAAGGCCTTGGTATTGCTGGTGATCGCCTGCCCGTGCGCGCTGGTGATCTCGACGCCGGTGACGATCGTCAGCGGCCTGGCGGCCGCTGCACGGCACGGGATCCTGATCAAGGGCGGCGTCTATCTGGAGGAAGGGCGCAAGCTGGCGTGGTTGGCGCTCGACAAGACCGGCACCCTGACGCACGGCAAGCCGGTGCAGACCGACTTCGAGTTGTGCGCCGACGTGAATGCCGCGCGCAGTCGGCGCCTGGCCGCCAGTCTGGCCGGCCGCTCCGACCATCCGGTGTCGCAAGCCGTTGCCCAAGCCGCCGACGCCGATGGAATCACGCGCGAGAACGTCGACGCGTTCGAGGCGCTGCCCGGACGCGGCGTGCGCGGCGTGATCGAGGGCAAGGCGTATAGCCTCGGCAACCATCGCCTGGTCGAGGAATTGGGCCGTTGCTCCGCAAAGCTCGAGGCCCGACTCGACACGCTGGAACGCCAAGGCAAAACGGTCGTCATGCTGATCGACGATAGCCAGGTGCTGGCCTTGTTCGCCGTGGCCGACACGGTAAAGGATTCCAGCCGCGCCGCGATCGCCGACCTGCACCGGCTGGGGGTCAAGACCGTGATGCTGACCGGCGACAATCCGCACACCGCCGAGGCGATCGCCCAGCAGGTCGGGATCGACCGGGCCCGCGGCAACCAGCAGCCCGAAGACAAGCTGAAAGCGGTCGAGGCTTTCTTGGCCGATGGGACGGTCGGCATGGTCGGCGACGGCATCAACGACGCACCGGCGCTGGCGCGCGCCGATATCGGTTTCGCGATGGGCGCGATGGGCACCGACACCGCGATCGAGACGGCCGACGTCGCCTTGATGGACGACGACCTGCGCAAGATCCCGACCTTCGTCCGCCTGTCGCAAGCCACGCGCTCGGTGCTGGTGCAGAACATTGCGCTGGCGCTGGGCATCAAGGCGGTGTTTCTGGCGCTGACCCTGCTTGGCCTGGGTACGATGTGGATGGCGGTATTCGCCGACATGGGGGCGAGCCTGCTGGTGGTCGGAAACGGGCTTCGGCTGCTGCGCCACTGA
- the ada gene encoding bifunctional DNA-binding transcriptional regulator/O6-methylguanine-DNA methyltransferase Ada: protein MNATAKNARLAAATESDPRWAAVVARDPKADGTFYYSVKSTGVYCRPSCAARLARPENVRFHATRADAERAGFRPCKRCKPDQPSLAEQYAAKVTEACRIIEASESAPTLDALARRVGVSPYHFHRVFKHITGLTPREYAAAQREERVRHELGRSGTVTEAIFGAGYNANSRFYEKSDAMLGMTPSNYRAGGANTEIRFAVGECSLGAILVAQSERGVCAILIGDDPDELARDLQDRFPRADLIGGDGEFERLVARVVGFVEAPALGLDLPLDVRGTAFQQRVWQALREIPAGETASYTDIANRIGAPKAARAVAGACAANALAVAIPCHRVVRNDGGLSGYRWGVERKRALLEKEAKS, encoded by the coding sequence ATGAACGCCACAGCGAAAAACGCGCGACTCGCCGCCGCGACGGAAAGCGACCCCCGCTGGGCCGCCGTCGTCGCTCGCGACCCCAAGGCGGACGGCACGTTCTATTACTCGGTCAAGAGCACCGGCGTGTACTGCCGCCCTTCGTGCGCAGCGCGGCTGGCACGCCCCGAAAACGTCCGGTTCCATGCGACGCGCGCGGACGCCGAGCGGGCGGGCTTCAGGCCCTGCAAGCGGTGCAAGCCCGACCAGCCTTCGTTGGCCGAGCAATACGCGGCGAAGGTCACCGAAGCGTGCCGGATCATCGAGGCGTCGGAAAGCGCGCCCACTCTCGACGCGTTGGCCAGGCGCGTCGGCGTCAGCCCCTACCACTTCCACCGCGTGTTCAAGCACATCACCGGGTTGACGCCGAGGGAGTACGCGGCGGCGCAGCGCGAGGAACGCGTACGTCACGAACTCGGCCGCAGCGGCACGGTGACGGAAGCCATTTTCGGCGCCGGCTACAACGCCAACAGCCGCTTCTATGAAAAATCGGACGCGATGCTGGGCATGACGCCGAGCAACTACCGCGCCGGCGGCGCCAATACCGAGATCCGCTTCGCCGTCGGCGAATGCTCGCTCGGCGCGATACTCGTCGCCCAGAGCGAACGCGGCGTGTGCGCCATTCTGATCGGCGACGATCCCGACGAACTGGCTCGCGACCTGCAAGACCGCTTCCCGCGCGCCGACCTGATCGGCGGCGACGGGGAATTCGAACGGCTGGTCGCCAGAGTGGTCGGGTTCGTGGAAGCGCCGGCGCTCGGCCTGGACCTGCCGCTGGACGTGCGCGGCACGGCGTTTCAGCAGCGCGTGTGGCAGGCGCTGCGCGAGATTCCGGCCGGCGAAACGGCCAGTTACACCGACATCGCAAACCGTATCGGCGCCCCGAAGGCGGCGAGGGCCGTCGCGGGAGCCTGCGCAGCGAACGCGCTGGCGGTCGCCATCCCCTGCCATCGCGTGGTGCGCAACGACGGCGGGCTGTCCGGCTATCGCTGGGGCGTGGAACGCAAGCGCGCGCTGCTGGAAAAGGAAGCCAAGTCATGA
- a CDS encoding CopD family protein, which produces MTLEPLLRFLHIAGVTLWVGGMFFAYVCLRPAVAELLEPPQRLRLWQRVFARFFVWVWGAVVLIPASGLILLGRVGFAAAPLNWHLMLTSGVVMVAIFVYVATGPYAALKRAVDAEDWKAGGAALNRIRRAVGSNLVLGVLTIGLATLGRMLG; this is translated from the coding sequence ATGACCCTGGAACCGCTCCTTCGCTTTCTGCATATTGCCGGCGTCACCCTGTGGGTCGGCGGCATGTTCTTCGCGTACGTCTGCTTGCGCCCGGCCGTGGCTGAACTGCTCGAGCCACCGCAACGGCTGCGGCTCTGGCAACGCGTCTTTGCGCGCTTTTTCGTCTGGGTGTGGGGGGCCGTCGTCCTGATCCCCGCCAGCGGCCTCATCCTGCTCGGCCGCGTCGGCTTCGCCGCCGCTCCGCTCAACTGGCACCTGATGCTGACGAGCGGCGTCGTCATGGTCGCGATCTTCGTCTACGTCGCCACCGGCCCCTACGCCGCACTCAAGCGAGCCGTCGATGCCGAGGACTGGAAGGCCGGCGGCGCTGCGCTCAATCGCATCCGGCGGGCGGTCGGGTCGAACTTGGTGCTCGGTGTCCTGACCATCGGGCTGGCGACGCTCGGGCGTATGCTGGGCTAG